From a region of the Alosa sapidissima isolate fAloSap1 chromosome 9, fAloSap1.pri, whole genome shotgun sequence genome:
- the LOC121718915 gene encoding uncharacterized protein LOC121718915 codes for MVNRCCIVGCKSATHNRHGEKIENGLTYHRFPAWRRHQGDQVSEITKSRRLAWIAAVRRPNITFHSIPTSMRVCSLHFHSGKPANEMYNSHPDWAPSLHLGHTEMKATKTARYERRETRKRQRTDSTPAMDETVIDDLVPPVETPAPAEDGADQTLLIECDLCQCRRAEIDRLLEENCALKCELGRRKMDEHFLKDDNVKVKYYTGLPHLEVVMGVLACVGPHMTQSSKALSPFQMLFLTLMRLRLNLPIQHIAHLFCVDRKTVSKTFSDTIHVLHARTSPLITWPGRDAWRAAMPHEFVEAFGTRVALILDCFEIFIQRPSNLKAQAQSYSHYKHNRTMKYLVGITPQGSISFISKGWGGRVSDEHVTDNCGILDKLLPGDLVLADRGFDTEDSVGLMCAEVKIPAFTKGRCQLDARDVESTRKIAHLRIHVERVIGTVRNKYTILSDKVPIHMVLPCKDEDMTFLDKIVSVCCALTNMSPMLC; via the exons ATGGTAAACCGTTGCTGTATTGTGGGGTGTAAAAGCGCAACACATAATCGCCATGGGGAAAAGATCGAAAATGGATTAACTTACCACCGCTTTCCTGCTTGGAGGCGCCACCAGGGAGACCAAGTATCCGAGATAACAAAGAGTCGTCGGCTCGCTTGGATCGCGGCTGTAAGACGACCAAACATAACCTTCCACAGTATCCCGACGTCGATGAGAGTGTGTTCCTTGCATTTTCATTCTG GAAAACCAGCAAATGAAATGTACAACTCTCATCCGGATTGGGCCCCATCACTACACCTGGGCCACACTGAGATGAAGGCCACAAAGACTGCACGCTACGAGAGACGGGAAACCAGAAAACGGCAAAGGACTGACAGCACACCTGCGATGGATGAGACAGTTATTGATGACCTTGTTCCACCAG TGGagacaccagcaccagcagagGATGGAGCTGACCAGACACTGTTGATAGAATGTGACCTCTGTCAGTGTCGGCGCGCTGAAATCGACCGGCTGCTGGAAGAGAACTGCGCCCTGAAATGTGAGCTCGGCCGGAGAAAAATGGACGAACATTTCCTGAAGGATGACAACGTCAAAGTGAAGTACTACACTGGGCTTCCACACCTTGAGGTTGTCATGGGTGTTCTGGCCTGCGTCGGGCCGCACATGACACAGAGTAGTAAAGCACTGTCACCTTTTCAGATGCTTTTTCTGACCCTCATGCGCCTTAGACTGAACTTACCAATACAACACATTGCCCACCTCTTTTGTGTGGACAGAAAAACTGTTTCCAAAACGTTCAGCGACACCATACATGTTCTGCATGCGCGCACCAGCCCTTTGATTACCTGGCCGGGGAGAGACGCGTGGCGTGCTGCTATGCCCCACGAGTTTGTGGAGGCCTTCGGGACGCGCGTTGCCCTTATCCTGGACTGTTTCGAAATATTTATACAGAGGCCGTCAAATCTTAAAGCTCAAGCTCAGTCGTATTCCCActacaaacacaacagaactaTGAAGTACCTTGTTGGTATCACACCACAGGGCTCAATTTCTTTCATTTCCAAGGGATGGGGGGGACGCGTCAGTGACGAGCACGTAACTGATAACTGTGGGATTCTGGACAAACTGTTACCTGGGGATTTGGTGTTGGCCGACCGCGGCTTTGACACGGAGGACAGTGTGGGGCTTATGTGTGCCGAGGTAAAGATCCCTGCTTTCACAAAAGGACGCTGTCAGCTGGATGCAAGAGACGTGGAGAGCACAAGAAAAATTGCCCACCTCCGAATTCATGTGGAAAGGGTGATCGGAACCGTCCGCAACAAGTACACCATTTTGTCAGATAAAGTACCGATTCACATGGTGTTGCCATGCAAGGATGAAGACATGACATTCCTCGATAagattgtgtctgtttgttgtgcTCTGACAAACATGAGCCCTATGTTATGctga